A portion of the Blautia hansenii DSM 20583 genome contains these proteins:
- a CDS encoding PHP domain-containing protein: MKKYIDLHVHSTVSDGTFTPSELVHYAIEKNLSAFALTDHDTTDGLEEAFKAAYGSNLEIIPGIELSTTWNSTDVHIVGLDIDWKNTYFRKTLSEFQASRELRNEKMIARLQKEGIPITVKLMEEDFPNSVWTRAHFARFLFDHNYVGSMKEAFDRYLGNHAKCYVPREKVTPFQAIHLIHEGGGKAIFAHPILTRLSKDRLESLVNELSQNGLDGIETLYVSYTPADELFTKQLAKRYGLKQSGGSDFHGNNKPHIDLGCGKGNLKIPYEILEQLRA; this comes from the coding sequence ATGAAAAAATACATTGATTTACATGTTCATTCTACTGTCTCTGACGGAACTTTTACCCCCTCTGAATTAGTACATTATGCCATAGAAAAAAACTTATCTGCTTTTGCTCTCACAGACCATGATACAACAGACGGTTTAGAAGAAGCTTTTAAAGCTGCTTACGGAAGTAATTTAGAAATAATTCCCGGCATTGAGCTGTCTACTACATGGAATTCTACGGATGTTCATATTGTAGGTCTGGATATTGACTGGAAAAATACATATTTTAGAAAAACTCTTTCTGAATTTCAAGCTTCAAGAGAGCTGCGTAACGAAAAAATGATAGCACGTCTTCAAAAAGAAGGAATTCCTATAACGGTCAAGCTTATGGAAGAGGATTTTCCAAACAGTGTTTGGACACGTGCTCATTTCGCTCGTTTTCTTTTTGATCACAACTATGTAGGTTCTATGAAGGAAGCTTTTGACCGTTATCTGGGAAATCATGCCAAATGTTATGTCCCAAGAGAAAAGGTCACCCCTTTTCAGGCAATTCATCTCATTCATGAAGGCGGAGGAAAGGCAATTTTTGCCCATCCTATCCTTACCAGATTGTCAAAAGACCGATTGGAAAGTCTGGTAAATGAATTATCCCAAAATGGCTTAGACGGCATAGAAACTCTATATGTTTCTTATACTCCGGCGGATGAATTATTTACAAAACAGCTAGCAAAACGTTATGGACTAAAGCAATCCGGAGGCAGTGATTTTCATGGAAACAACAAACCTCACATTGATTTGGGATGCGGAAAAGGTAATTTAAAAATTCCTTATGAAATTCTCGAACAGTTGAGAGCATAG
- a CDS encoding phosphatase PAP2 family protein, which produces MEWEFAILDMLQNIQNPVLTKIMAFITMLGEAGWFWIVLGIVLLCTKKYRKCGVAVLFALILDLILANIILKPLVARPRPCWIREDIELLVRVPKDYSFPSGHTMASFASAGALLLTEKKFGIAACVLAALMGISRLYFYVHFPTDVLAGTVLGILCGIAGVYLMKRMQNTRLGRFYSDGK; this is translated from the coding sequence ATGGAGTGGGAATTTGCAATTTTAGACATGCTGCAAAACATTCAAAATCCGGTGCTTACCAAAATCATGGCATTTATTACCATGTTAGGCGAAGCCGGATGGTTTTGGATTGTATTAGGAATTGTTTTGCTATGTACGAAGAAATATCGAAAATGCGGAGTGGCGGTTCTTTTCGCATTGATTTTAGACCTTATATTGGCGAATATAATTTTGAAACCTTTGGTAGCCAGACCGAGGCCATGTTGGATACGGGAAGATATTGAGCTTTTGGTGCGTGTGCCAAAGGATTATTCTTTTCCTTCCGGTCATACGATGGCATCTTTTGCTTCTGCGGGAGCATTGCTGCTTACAGAGAAAAAGTTTGGAATAGCAGCTTGTGTACTGGCGGCACTTATGGGGATTTCCAGATTGTACTTTTATGTACATTTTCCCACAGATGTTTTGGCAGGGACTGTTTTAGGAATTTTATGCGGAATTGCCGGTGTTTATTTGATGAAACGTATGCAGAATACAAGATTGGGAAGATTTTATTCCGATGGAAAATAA
- a CDS encoding DNA gyrase/topoisomerase IV subunit B: protein MAKKNTYDASSITVLEGLEAVRKRPGMYIGSVSRKGLNHLIYEIVDNAVDEHLAGYCKNIRVTLEKDGSATIEDDGRGIPVGMHEKGMSAERLVFTTLHAGGKFDDSVYKTSGGLHGVGSSVVNALSAFLDIKVSTGGYIHHDHYERGIPTIPLEDGLLPKLGRTKTTGTCINFLPDDEIFEKTRFSSTEVKSRLHETAYLNPELTILFQDNRGTEPEEIVFHEPDGIVGFIKDLNKKSECIHEPVYFKGESDGITVEVAFQYVNEFRENVLGFCNNIYNSEGGTHLTGFKTTFTSVMNTYARELGILKEKDSNFTGADVRNGMTAVVSIKHPAPRFEGQTKTKLDNQDASKATGKVTGEEIVLYFDRNLDVLKSVLACAEKSAKIRKTEEKAKTNLLTKQKYSFDSNGKLSNCEKRDPSLCEIFIVEGDSAGGSAKSARDRSFQAILPIRGKILNVEKATIDKVLANAEIKTMINAFGCGFSEGYGNDFDITKLRYNKIIIMADADVDGAHISTLLLTLFYRFMPELIYEGHVYIAMPPLYKAMPTKGKEEYLYDDKALEKYRRTHKGSFTLQRYKGLGEMDAQQLWETTLNPETRMLRLVEIEDARMASEVTEILMGTEVPPRKAFIYEHARDAQLDI, encoded by the coding sequence ATGGCAAAGAAAAATACGTATGATGCCAGTAGCATTACGGTACTGGAAGGTCTGGAGGCAGTTCGGAAGCGTCCGGGTATGTATATAGGAAGTGTTTCAAGAAAAGGTTTAAATCATCTCATATATGAAATTGTGGATAATGCAGTAGATGAACATTTAGCAGGATATTGTAAAAATATTCGGGTTACATTGGAAAAGGACGGTTCTGCTACCATCGAAGATGATGGGAGAGGAATACCGGTAGGAATGCACGAAAAGGGAATGTCAGCAGAGCGCCTTGTTTTTACTACTTTGCATGCCGGAGGTAAGTTTGATGACTCTGTATATAAGACTAGCGGTGGACTTCATGGAGTAGGTTCTTCTGTTGTAAATGCTCTATCAGCGTTTTTGGACATAAAAGTCAGCACAGGCGGATATATTCACCATGACCATTACGAAAGAGGTATTCCGACTATTCCGTTGGAGGATGGACTCTTGCCCAAGCTGGGACGTACAAAGACCACAGGAACTTGTATCAATTTTTTGCCGGATGATGAAATTTTTGAGAAAACCCGATTTTCTTCCACGGAAGTAAAAAGCCGTCTGCATGAAACAGCATACTTAAATCCGGAGCTGACTATTCTTTTTCAGGATAACAGGGGCACAGAACCGGAAGAAATTGTTTTTCATGAACCGGATGGAATTGTAGGATTTATTAAGGATTTGAATAAAAAAAGTGAGTGTATCCATGAGCCTGTTTATTTTAAAGGCGAGAGCGACGGAATTACGGTAGAAGTGGCATTTCAGTATGTAAATGAGTTTCGGGAAAATGTACTGGGATTTTGCAATAATATTTATAACTCAGAAGGCGGAACGCATCTTACAGGCTTTAAAACTACCTTTACATCTGTTATGAATACTTATGCCAGAGAGCTTGGTATTTTAAAAGAGAAAGACAGTAATTTTACCGGAGCAGACGTGCGCAACGGCATGACTGCCGTAGTGTCCATTAAGCATCCGGCGCCCAGATTTGAGGGACAGACGAAAACAAAACTAGATAATCAGGACGCATCAAAGGCAACGGGTAAAGTTACAGGCGAGGAAATTGTATTATACTTTGACAGAAATCTGGATGTGTTGAAAAGTGTTCTTGCCTGTGCAGAGAAATCAGCTAAAATTCGCAAAACAGAAGAAAAGGCAAAGACAAACTTATTAACAAAGCAGAAATATTCCTTTGACTCCAATGGAAAGCTGTCAAATTGTGAAAAAAGAGATCCTTCTTTATGTGAGATTTTTATTGTGGAAGGAGACTCTGCGGGAGGAAGTGCGAAGAGTGCCAGAGACAGAAGCTTTCAGGCAATTCTTCCAATCAGAGGAAAAATTTTAAATGTGGAGAAAGCCACCATTGATAAGGTTCTTGCCAATGCAGAAATCAAAACAATGATTAATGCTTTTGGCTGTGGCTTTTCAGAAGGCTACGGAAATGATTTTGATATTACAAAGCTTCGTTATAACAAGATTATTATTATGGCAGATGCGGACGTGGACGGGGCACATATCTCCACCTTGCTTCTTACTTTGTTTTATCGGTTTATGCCGGAGTTGATTTATGAGGGACATGTATATATTGCCATGCCTCCATTGTATAAAGCAATGCCGACAAAAGGAAAAGAAGAATATCTTTATGATGATAAGGCGCTGGAAAAATACAGAAGAACTCATAAAGGTTCGTTTACTCTGCAAAGATATAAAGGTCTGGGTGAAATGGATGCACAGCAGCTTTGGGAAACAACGTTAAACCCTGAGACAAGAATGCTGCGTCTGGTAGAAATTGAAGATGCGAGAATGGCGTCAGAGGTAACGGAAATTCTTATGGGTACAGAAGTTCCGCCAAGAAAAGCGTTTATTTATGAGCATGCCAGAGATGCCCAATTAGATATATAG
- a CDS encoding DNA topoisomerase (ATP-hydrolyzing) subunit A: MADIQENIIRTEYSEIMQKSYIDYAMSVIIARALPDVRDGLKPVQRRTLYDMYELGIRYDRPYRKCARIVGDTMGKYHPHGDSSIYEALVVMAQEFKKGLPLVDGHGNFGSIEGDGAAAMRYTEARLQKITQEVYLSDMDKQVVDFLPNFDETEKEPEVLPVKIPNLLVNGADGIAVGMATSIPPHNLGEVIDAVIAYMKNNEITVRELMEYIKGPDFPTGGIVVNKDDLLSIYETGTGKIKIRGKVEVEKGKNGKSLLVITEIPYTMIGANIGKFLNDVAALSESKKTTDIVDIANQSSKEGIRIVIELKKGADVENLKNMLYKKTRLEDTFGVNMLAVADGKPETLSLKQIIEHHVDFQFDIATRKYTSLLAKERENQEVQEGLIKACDVIDLIIEILRGSKSREQVKKCLIYGETEGIHFKTKTSERQAKKLHFTERQATAILDMRLYKLIGLEIETLMAEHEETMKKIALYEDILNNYSSMSKVIIKELQKVKKEYSRVRRTVVENAAEAVYEEKKIEEMEVVFLMDRFGYARTIDKSTYERNKETADSENKYVLTCMNTGKICLFTDAGRMYTIKVQELPFGKFRDKGIPVDNVSNYDSAAEQIVFVGSMADIIHTTLCFVTAKGMVKLVEGKEFDVAKRTISSTKLAEEDSIVMVQNAEAMEHLVLQTKEGYFLKFLKAEIPYKKKTALGVRGIKMNESDCVEHAYMLENRTEYPISYKEKTLVLNKLKLGKRDTKGTKTRV, encoded by the coding sequence ATGGCTGACATACAGGAAAATATTATCAGAACCGAATATTCAGAAATTATGCAGAAGTCATATATTGATTATGCCATGAGTGTTATCATTGCCAGAGCGCTTCCTGATGTACGTGACGGATTAAAACCGGTACAGAGAAGAACGCTGTATGATATGTATGAATTGGGTATTCGATATGACAGACCTTATCGAAAATGTGCCCGTATTGTGGGAGATACCATGGGTAAATACCATCCCCATGGAGATAGCTCGATATATGAGGCGCTTGTGGTAATGGCGCAGGAATTTAAAAAAGGACTTCCTTTGGTAGACGGTCACGGGAATTTTGGTTCTATTGAGGGGGATGGGGCAGCTGCTATGCGATATACAGAAGCCCGTCTTCAGAAAATTACACAGGAAGTTTACTTGAGCGACATGGATAAACAGGTGGTGGATTTTCTGCCTAATTTTGATGAGACAGAAAAAGAACCGGAAGTTTTACCGGTAAAAATCCCAAATCTTCTTGTTAATGGGGCAGACGGAATTGCCGTAGGTATGGCAACCAGTATTCCTCCCCATAATTTGGGAGAAGTCATTGATGCAGTAATTGCATATATGAAAAATAATGAGATTACTGTTCGGGAATTAATGGAATATATCAAAGGACCGGACTTTCCAACAGGCGGCATTGTTGTCAATAAAGACGATTTACTTTCTATTTATGAAACAGGAACAGGTAAAATTAAAATCCGTGGAAAAGTAGAAGTAGAAAAAGGAAAAAACGGGAAATCGTTGTTGGTTATTACAGAAATTCCTTATACTATGATAGGGGCGAATATCGGAAAGTTTTTAAATGACGTAGCAGCTTTAAGCGAAAGCAAGAAAACAACGGATATTGTAGATATTGCAAATCAGTCCTCAAAAGAAGGTATCCGTATTGTTATTGAATTGAAAAAGGGAGCTGATGTAGAAAATCTGAAAAATATGCTCTACAAAAAGACACGTTTGGAAGATACGTTCGGTGTAAATATGCTGGCAGTGGCAGACGGTAAGCCGGAGACATTGAGCTTAAAGCAGATTATTGAGCATCATGTAGATTTTCAGTTTGATATTGCTACAAGAAAATATACCAGTCTTTTAGCAAAAGAAAGGGAAAATCAGGAAGTACAGGAAGGTCTTATAAAAGCCTGTGATGTTATAGATTTGATTATTGAAATCTTACGGGGAAGTAAAAGCAGAGAACAGGTGAAAAAATGTCTGATTTACGGTGAGACAGAAGGTATTCATTTCAAGACAAAAACCAGTGAACGTCAGGCGAAAAAGCTTCATTTTACAGAACGTCAGGCAACAGCAATTTTAGATATGCGTCTTTATAAGCTGATTGGATTGGAAATTGAAACACTTATGGCAGAGCATGAAGAAACCATGAAAAAAATTGCTTTGTATGAAGATATTTTGAATAATTATTCTTCTATGTCTAAGGTAATTATAAAAGAACTGCAAAAGGTAAAAAAAGAATACAGCAGAGTACGTCGTACAGTAGTAGAAAATGCTGCGGAAGCTGTTTATGAAGAAAAGAAAATAGAGGAAATGGAAGTTGTCTTTTTGATGGACCGTTTTGGCTATGCCAGAACAATAGACAAATCCACTTATGAGAGAAATAAAGAAACTGCTGACAGTGAGAATAAATATGTTCTTACTTGTATGAATACAGGTAAAATCTGCTTGTTTACAGATGCGGGAAGAATGTATACCATTAAGGTGCAGGAGCTGCCATTTGGAAAGTTCAGAGATAAAGGAATACCGGTAGATAATGTCAGCAATTATGACAGTGCAGCAGAGCAGATTGTTTTTGTGGGAAGTATGGCAGATATTATTCATACAACCCTTTGCTTTGTTACGGCAAAAGGTATGGTAAAATTAGTAGAAGGTAAAGAATTTGATGTTGCCAAAAGAACCATTTCTTCCACAAAGCTTGCAGAGGAAGACAGTATTGTTATGGTGCAGAATGCGGAAGCCATGGAACATTTGGTTTTACAGACAAAAGAAGGATATTTCCTGAAATTTTTGAAGGCAGAAATTCCATATAAGAAGAAAACAGCGCTGGGTGTTCGGGGAATAAAAATGAATGAGAGTGACTGTGTAGAGCATGCTTATATGCTGGAAAACCGTACCGAATATCCGATTTCTTATAAAGAGAAAACCTTGGTATTAAATAAATTAAAACTTGGAAAGCGTGACACAAAGGGGACAAAGACACGGGTATAA
- a CDS encoding transglutaminase domain-containing protein, producing MKKTRKARVFFLICCLLLSLSGCLPKAEKESGITQKLPERQIAVSEEALYYGYQSLSKEEQEVYRQIAEGLEQQEAEIKITSLSQDRLITVFNMVMIDHPEYFWIEGEFQYTTVEDLTENTKTVTQIMPVYTVEKEQTEELKQEIEKQAEEWIAAIDVSADTYEKIKSVYELLIREVEYDESSSYNQTIQSVFLEKKTVCMGYAKATQYLLNKMGIFCTLVTGNILDETSSSHAWNLVQIGENYYYVDTTWGSPGYNAKGDREDAISYSYLCCSDKTISATHKANEDILLPSCTDESYHYYKRKGCWYEIYDKERICEVLKRDIEANSQKTELCFQEEAGYQQAVQDIVEGDLIQEVIQTTTVFSPGEQISWQISYGGKDNLLVILWN from the coding sequence TTGAAGAAAACAAGAAAAGCAAGAGTCTTTTTTCTGATATGTTGTTTACTTCTAAGCTTGTCCGGATGCTTGCCAAAAGCTGAAAAAGAAAGCGGTATAACGCAAAAACTGCCGGAAAGGCAGATTGCGGTCTCAGAAGAAGCGCTTTACTATGGATATCAAAGTTTGTCAAAAGAGGAACAAGAAGTTTACAGACAGATTGCAGAGGGCTTGGAGCAGCAGGAAGCAGAAATTAAAATTACATCTCTTTCGCAGGACAGACTTATAACCGTTTTTAATATGGTGATGATTGACCATCCCGAATACTTTTGGATAGAAGGTGAATTCCAATATACCACGGTAGAGGATTTGACTGAAAATACGAAAACTGTCACGCAGATTATGCCGGTATACACAGTAGAAAAAGAGCAGACAGAAGAACTGAAACAGGAGATTGAAAAGCAGGCAGAGGAATGGATTGCTGCAATCGATGTTTCCGCAGATACATATGAAAAAATAAAAAGCGTGTACGAGCTTTTAATTCGAGAAGTAGAATATGATGAGTCCAGCTCTTATAATCAGACAATTCAAAGTGTGTTTCTGGAAAAGAAAACCGTGTGCATGGGATATGCAAAAGCAACTCAATATTTATTAAATAAAATGGGTATTTTTTGCACATTGGTAACAGGCAATATCTTAGATGAAACTTCTTCCAGTCACGCATGGAATTTAGTTCAAATTGGTGAAAACTACTATTATGTAGATACTACTTGGGGGTCTCCCGGATATAATGCCAAAGGAGACAGAGAAGATGCCATTTCTTACAGTTATTTATGTTGCAGTGATAAGACCATTAGCGCTACACATAAAGCAAATGAAGATATCTTACTGCCATCCTGTACAGATGAAAGCTATCATTATTATAAAAGAAAAGGCTGCTGGTATGAGATTTATGACAAGGAGCGTATCTGCGAAGTCTTAAAAAGAGATATTGAAGCAAACAGTCAGAAGACAGAATTGTGCTTTCAGGAAGAAGCGGGATATCAGCAGGCTGTACAGGACATTGTGGAAGGAGATTTAATACAGGAAGTTATTCAAACGACCACGGTATTTTCTCCGGGAGAGCAAATTTCATGGCAAATTTCCTATGGGGGAAAGGATAATCTTCTGGTAATCCTGTGGAATTGA
- the rimP gene encoding ribosome maturation factor RimP produces MSKKEIYEQKAEALLEPIVAEHDFELVDVEYVKEGSNFYLRAYIDKPEGITVDDCEVVSRTFSQKLDEEDFIDEAYIMEVSSPGLGRPLKKEKDYKRSMGKELEIRTYRAINKEKEFYGILKEYNERSVTIDCEGTEMTFQKSDIALIRLAFDF; encoded by the coding sequence ATGAGTAAAAAAGAAATTTATGAGCAGAAAGCAGAAGCATTATTAGAGCCTATTGTAGCAGAACATGATTTTGAACTGGTAGATGTGGAATATGTAAAGGAAGGCAGCAATTTTTACCTGAGAGCTTATATTGACAAGCCGGAAGGAATTACCGTGGATGACTGCGAAGTTGTCAGCCGGACATTTTCTCAGAAGCTGGATGAAGAAGACTTTATTGATGAAGCTTATATTATGGAAGTAAGCTCTCCCGGTCTTGGAAGACCTTTAAAGAAAGAAAAGGATTATAAAAGGAGCATGGGTAAGGAACTGGAAATCAGAACTTATCGTGCAATCAATAAAGAGAAGGAATTTTACGGTATTTTAAAGGAATATAATGAACGCAGTGTGACGATTGACTGCGAGGGGACAGAAATGACTTTTCAGAAATCAGACATCGCCCTTATTCGTCTTGCATTTGATTTTTAA
- the nusA gene encoding transcription termination factor NusA: MNTELLEALNILEKEKSISKDTLLEAIEQSLIQACKNHFGKADNIKVNINPETCDFGVLAEKTVVEEVYDPVTEISLADAKMMNSQYGLGDIVNVEIKSKEFGRIATQNAKNVILQKIREEERKVIFDQYYGKEKDVVTGIVQRSLGRNYSINLGKADAILTENEQVKTEVFKPTERIKVYILEVKDAPKGPKIMVSRTHPELVKRLFEAEVTEIKDGTVEVKSIAREAGSRTKIAVWSNDPDVDPVGACVGINGARVNSVVEELRGEKIDIINWSDNPALLIENALSPAKVISVTADPEEKSATVIVPDFQLSLAIGKEGQNARLAARLTGFKIDIKSETQAREAGELGELEIYEEEYEETPAEESAEAAYEEEVSAEETAEE, translated from the coding sequence ATGAACACAGAATTATTGGAGGCACTCAACATTCTGGAGAAAGAGAAATCTATCAGTAAAGATACTTTGTTAGAGGCTATTGAGCAGTCTTTAATTCAGGCATGTAAAAACCATTTCGGAAAAGCAGATAATATTAAAGTGAATATTAATCCCGAAACATGCGATTTTGGTGTGCTTGCAGAAAAAACTGTCGTAGAGGAAGTGTATGATCCGGTTACAGAGATTAGTCTGGCAGACGCAAAAATGATGAATTCTCAGTATGGACTGGGTGATATTGTAAATGTGGAAATTAAATCAAAGGAATTTGGACGTATTGCCACACAGAATGCTAAAAACGTTATTTTACAAAAAATCCGTGAAGAAGAAAGAAAAGTGATTTTTGACCAGTATTACGGAAAAGAAAAAGATGTAGTGACAGGTATTGTACAGCGCAGTCTGGGAAGAAATTACAGTATTAACTTAGGAAAAGCAGATGCGATTTTAACAGAAAATGAGCAGGTTAAGACAGAAGTATTTAAACCTACGGAAAGAATTAAAGTATATATTCTGGAAGTGAAGGATGCACCAAAAGGACCAAAGATTATGGTTTCCAGAACACATCCTGAATTAGTAAAACGCCTTTTTGAGGCAGAGGTTACAGAGATTAAAGACGGAACTGTGGAAGTAAAGAGTATTGCAAGAGAAGCAGGCTCCCGTACAAAGATTGCCGTTTGGAGCAATGACCCGGACGTAGATCCGGTAGGCGCATGTGTTGGTATTAACGGTGCAAGAGTAAATTCTGTTGTAGAAGAGTTAAGAGGAGAAAAGATTGACATTATTAACTGGAGTGACAATCCTGCTCTGTTGATTGAAAACGCATTAAGTCCTGCAAAGGTTATTTCTGTTACTGCTGATCCGGAAGAGAAAAGTGCAACAGTAATTGTTCCGGACTTCCAGCTTTCTCTGGCAATCGGTAAAGAAGGACAGAATGCAAGACTGGCAGCAAGACTGACAGGCTTTAAAATTGACATTAAGAGCGAAACACAGGCAAGAGAAGCCGGTGAACTGGGCGAATTAGAAATTTATGAGGAAGAATATGAGGAAACACCTGCTGAGGAAAGCGCAGAAGCTGCTTACGAAGAGGAAGTAAGCGCTGAAGAAACAGCAGAAGAATAA
- the rnpM gene encoding RNase P modulator RnpM, which yields MSTEKKVPMRKCVGCGEMKSKKEMMRVLKTAENEIVLDTTGRKNGRGAYLCFCKECLQNAAKNRGLERSLKMAIPKEVYESLEREFENIEQK from the coding sequence ATGAGTACAGAAAAGAAAGTCCCTATGCGAAAATGCGTGGGCTGCGGTGAAATGAAAAGCAAAAAGGAAATGATGCGTGTATTAAAAACAGCAGAAAACGAAATTGTTTTGGATACTACCGGACGTAAAAACGGAAGAGGCGCTTATTTATGCTTTTGTAAAGAATGTTTGCAAAATGCCGCAAAAAACAGGGGACTGGAACGTTCTTTAAAAATGGCTATACCAAAAGAGGTTTACGAAAGCCTTGAAAGGGAGTTTGAGAATATTGAGCAGAAATAA
- a CDS encoding L7Ae/L30e/S12e/Gadd45 family ribosomal protein → MSRNKELAFLGLAAKAGRIVSGEFATEKGVKSGQVFLVLTAQDASENTKKKFKDMCTYYEVPLYNVGTKEELGSAIGKDYRASLGVTDENFAVAMIKKLEKMGY, encoded by the coding sequence TTGAGCAGAAATAAAGAACTGGCTTTTTTAGGTCTGGCGGCAAAGGCGGGAAGAATTGTAAGCGGCGAGTTTGCTACTGAAAAAGGAGTAAAATCCGGTCAGGTTTTTTTAGTCCTTACAGCGCAGGACGCATCAGAAAATACGAAGAAAAAGTTTAAAGATATGTGCACATATTATGAAGTGCCTTTATATAACGTGGGAACAAAGGAGGAATTGGGAAGCGCCATCGGAAAAGATTATCGTGCATCTCTTGGAGTGACAGATGAAAATTTTGCTGTGGCAATGATTAAAAAATTGGAAAAAATGGGTTATTAA